A genomic region of Castor canadensis chromosome 16, mCasCan1.hap1v2, whole genome shotgun sequence contains the following coding sequences:
- the LOC109677060 gene encoding olfactory receptor 2Y1B-like, giving the protein MEKLNTSLGQGFILVGFSDWPQLEFVFFVFISIFYSMTLFGNTTIIILSRMDLRLHTPMYFFLCHLSFLDLCYTTSTVPQLLINLSGLDQTISYGGCVAQLFITLSLGGTECVLLVVMAFDRYAAVCHPLQYTIIMHPLLCQALAIASWVGGFINTLIQTGLMMAMPICGHYLNHFFCEMPVLLKLACEGTGGIESYMFVAGAIILVFPVSLILGSYAHIARAVLKVKSMAGRRKALGTCGSHLLVVSLFYGSAIYTYLQPKGSYSKSEGKFVALFYTIVTPMLNPVIYTLRNKDVKGALWRVLGKGRNSE; this is encoded by the coding sequence ATGGAAAAATTGAATACTAGTTTGGGTCAGGGCTTCATTTTGGTGGGCTTCTCAGATTGGCCCCAACTGGAATTTgtcttttttgtcttcatttcaaTTTTCTACTCCATGACACTCTTTGgcaacaccaccatcatcattcTCTCCCGAATGGACCTGAGACtacacacacccatgtacttcttcctctgccaCCTCTCCTTCCTGGACCTCTGCTACACCACCAGCACTGTACCCCAGCTTCTGATCAATCTTTCTGGACTTGACCAGACCATCAGCTATGGAGGATGTGTGGCCCAACTCTTCATAACCCTCTCCCTGGGTGGAACTGAGTGTGTGCTCTTAGTGGTGATGGCCTTTGATCGCTATGCCGCTGTGTGCCATCCTCTCCAGTACACAATCATAATGCACCCCCTTCTCTGCCAGGCATTGGCTATTGCTTCTTGGGTGGGAGGCTTCATCAACACTCTGATTCAGACTGGCCTTATGATGGCCATGCCTATCTGTGGCCATTACCTGAATCACTTCTTCTGTGAGATGCCTGTGCTCCTTAAGTTGGCCTGTGAGGGAACAGGAGGAATTGAGTCATATATGTTTGTTGCTGGGGCCATAATCTTGGTCTTCCCTGTATCATTAATTCTAGGCTCTTATGCCCACATTGCCAGGGCAGTGCTGAAGGTCAAGTCAATGGCTGGGCGCAGAAAGGCTTTGGGGACTTGTGGATCCCACCTCCtggtggtttctttgttttatggcTCAGCCATCTACACATACTTACAACCCAAGGGTAGTTATTCCAAGAGTGAGGGAAAGTTTGTTGCCCTTTTTTATACTATAGTCACTCCCATGCTCAATCCTGTGATTTATAccctgaggaacaaggatgttAAGGGGGCTCTGTGGAGGGTACTAGGGAAAGGCAGAAACTCGGAGTAG
- the LOC109677057 gene encoding olfactory receptor 2Y1B-like — MGRFNTILDEGFILVDFSDWPQLELTLFVFFSVFYSLTLFGNTTIIVLSRLHVSLHTPMYFFLCHLSFLDLCYTTSTVPQLLVNLSGLDRTISYGRCVAQLIISLSLGGTECVLLVVIALDCYAAVCHPLQYMTIMHPLLCQALAVASWLGGLVNSLSQTGLMMARPLCGHHLSHFFCEMPVLLKLACVDTGGIEVKMFVARVMMVAIPAALILGFFVHIARAVLKVKSVVRHRKVFGICESHLLVVSLFYGSAIYTYLQPKGSYSESKGKFVALFYSIITPMLNPLIYTLRNKDVKGALWKVLGKGRDLE, encoded by the coding sequence ATGggaagattcaacaccattttggATGAGGGCTTCATTTTGGTGGACTTCTCAGATTGGCCCCAACTGGAACTTaccctatttgttttcttttcagttttctactCCTTAACTCTGTTTGGCAACACCACCATCATTGTTCTCTCCCGACTTCATGTGAGCTTGCACAcgcccatgtacttcttcctctgccaCCTCTCCTTCTTGGACCTCTGCTACACCACCAGCACTGTGCCCCAGCTGCTGGTTAATCTTTCTGGACTTGACAGGACCATCAGCTATGGAAGGTGTGTGGCCCAACTCATCATATCCCTCTCCTTGGGTGGAACTGAGTGTGTGCTCTTGGTGGTGATAGCCTTGGATTGCTATGCTGCTGTGTGTCATCCACTCCAATATATGACCATTATGCACCCCCTTCTCTGCCAGGCATTGGCTGTTGCTTCCTGGTTGGGAGGGCTTGTAAACTCACTGAGTCAGACAGGGCTCATGATGGCTAGGCCTCTATGTGGCCATCACCTTAGTCACTTCTTCTGTGAGATGCCTGTGCTCCTTAAACTGGCTTGTGTGGACACAGGAGGAATAGAAGTCAAGATGTTTGTGGCACGAGTCATGATGGTTGCTATACCTGCAGCACTAATTCTGGGCTTCTTTGTACACATTGCCAGGGCCGTGCTGAAGGTCAAGTCAGTTGTCAGGCACAGAAAAGTTTTTGGAATTTGTGAGTCCCATCTCttggtggtttctttgttttatggcTCAGCCATCTACACATACTTACAACCCAAGGGCAGTTATTCTGAGAGCAAGGGGAAGTTTGTTGCCCTTTTTTATTCTATAATCACCCCCATGCTCAATCCTCTGATTTATAccctgaggaacaaggatgtaAAGGGGGCTCTGTGGAAGGTACTAGGCAAAGGCAGAGACTTGGagtag